In Oryza sativa Japonica Group chromosome 2, ASM3414082v1, the following are encoded in one genomic region:
- the LOC4330556 gene encoding ubiquitin-conjugating enzyme E2 11, which produces MGSELPAAAPPQPKRSTAAAAVARRRIGRELWQFWLDPPPYCRPGPSPVKDHFHWEVVIDGPAATPYAGGVFPVDVWFPYDYPFRPPKLFFKTKVYHPNIDGKGRMALDIFQDNWSPALTINKLLLCFVSVLFDPLLDRPTNRCIAKQYKHEYEAYEEKARAWTQKHSSTPIVSHYPPYAVIGSTPPAVPHFPATAARRKAAASSASGSVSSSRIPLLMKDESIWRRTMKFFQG; this is translated from the exons ATGGGCAGCGAGctgccggccgcggcgccgccgcagccgaagcgatccaccgcggcggcggcggtcgcgcgCAGACGGATAGGGCGCGAGCTGTGGCAGTTCTGGCTCGATCCGCCGCCGTACTGCCGGCCCGGGCCATCCCCCGTGAAGGACCACTTCCACTGGGAGGTGGTCATCGATggccccgccgccaccccctaCGCCGGCGGCGTGTTCCCCGTCGACGTCTGGTTCCCCTACGATTACCCCTTCCGTCCCCCCAAGCTCTTCTTCAAGACCAAG GTGTACCATCCGAACATTGACGGGAAGGGGAGGATGGCGCTGGACATCTTCCAGGACAACTGGTCACCGGCCTTGACGATCAACAAACTCCTCTTGTGCTTCGTCTCCGTCCTCTTCGACCCCCTGCTCGACCGCCCGACCAACCGCTGCATCGCCAAGCAGTACAAGCACGAGTACGAGGCGTACGAGGAGAAGGCCAGGGCTTGGACGCAGAAGCACTCCTCGACGCCGATCGTCTCGCACTACCCACCGTACGCTGTCATCGGCAGCACGCCGCCGGCTGTTCCTCACTTCCCAGCGACTGCAGCCAGGAGAAAGGCTGCTGCATCTTCAGCTTCAGGTTCAGTAAGCAGCAGCCGCATTCCGTTGCTTATGAAGGATGAGAGTATCTGGAGAAGGACAATGAAGTTTTTTCAGGGTTAG
- the LOC4330554 gene encoding aspartyl protease family protein At5g10770, giving the protein MALHLLHLLAFSLLFAVATPIRDITDVCSSQIKDFQYLNSTGLHLELHHPRSPCSPAPVPADLPFTAVLTHDDARISSLAARLAKTPSARATSLDADADAGLAGSLASVPLSPGASVGVGNYVTRMGLGTPATQYVMVVDTGSSLTWLQCSPCLVSCHRQSGPVFNPKSSSTYASVGCSAQQCSDLPSATLNPSACSSSNVCIYQASYGDSSFSVGYLSKDTVSFGSTSLPNFYYGCGQDNEGLFGRSAGLIGLARNKLSLLYQLAPSLGYSFTYCLPSSSSSGYLSLGSYNPGQYSYTPMVSSSLDDSLYFIKLSGMTVAGNPLSVSSSAYSSLPTIIDSGTVITRLPTSVYSALSKAVAAAMKGTSRASAYSILDTCFKGQASRVSAPAVTMSFAGGAALKLSAQNLLVDVDDSTTCLAFAPARSAAIIGNTQQQTFSVVYDVKSSRIGFAAGGCS; this is encoded by the coding sequence ATTTCCAGTACCTGAACAGCACGGGCCTGCACCTTGAGCTGCACCACCCGCGGAGCCcctgctcgccggcgccggtccCGGCCGACCTCCCGTTCACGGCGGTGCTCACCCACGACGATGCGCGCATCTCGTCGCTGGCGGCGCGCCTCGCCAAGACGCCGTCGGCGCGCGCCACCTCCctggacgccgacgccgacgccggcctcgccggctcCCTCGCGTCCGTGCCGCTCAGCCCCGGCGCGTCCGTGGGCGTGGGCAACTACGTGACGCGCATGGGCCTCGGCACGCCGGCGACGCAGTACGTGATGGTCGTGGACACGGGCTCCTCGCTCACCTGGCTGCAGTGCTCGCCGTGCCTCGTGTCGTGCCACCGGCAGTCCGGCCCGGTGTTCAACCCCAAGTCGTCGAGCACCTACGCCTCCGTGGGGTGCTCCGCGCAGCAGTGCAGCGACCTCCCCTCCGCCACGCTCAACCCGTCGGCTTGCTCCTCCTCCAACGTCTGCATCTACCAGGCCAGCTACGGCGACAGCTCCTTCTCCGTCGGCTACCTCAGCAAGGACACCGTCTCGTTCGGCTCGACGTCGCTGCCAAACTTCTACTACGGCTGTGGCCAGGACAACGAGGGGTTGTTCGGCCGATCCGCCGGGCTCATCGGCCTCGCCCGCAACAAGCTCTCGCTCCTGTACCAGCTCGCGCCAAGCCTTGGCTACTCCTTCACCTACTgcctcccgtcgtcgtcgtcatcggggTACCTGTCGCTCGGGTCGTACAACCCGGGGCAATACTCGTACACGCCGATGGTGTCCAGCTCGCTCGACGACTCGCTCTACTTCATCAAGCTGTCCGGGATGACGGTCGCCGGGAATCCGCTGTCCGTGTCGTCGTCGGCGTACTCCAGCCTGCCGACGATCATCGACTCCGGCACGGTGATCACGCGCCTGCCGACGAGCGTGTACTCGGCGCTGAgcaaggcggtggcggcggccatgaaGGGGACGTCCCGCGCGTCGGCGTACTCCATCCTCGACACGTGCTTCAAGGGCCAGGCCTCGCGGGTGAGCGCGCCGGCGGTCACCATGtccttcgccggcggcgcggcgctcaagCTGTCGGCGCAGaacctcctcgtcgacgtcgacgactCCACCACGTGCCTGGCGTTCGCGCCGGCCAGGAGCGCCGCCATCATCGGGAACACGCAGCAGCAGACGTTCAGCGTCGTCTACGACGTCAAGAGCAGCAGGATCgggttcgccgccggcggctgcaGCTGA